A DNA window from Mucilaginibacter xinganensis contains the following coding sequences:
- a CDS encoding tetratricopeptide repeat protein: protein MSTYYTIEEKYLQATDKLTYGKTPKALQLLNEIVSNDPLYARAHHQLGKIYYYDIEDYQTAGYHFKTCMELEPAFPGNYFHYLTLVVFLNMEKQVTLIAEKALATPGVDVAEIYDLLGLSAEKNRHFEKALKAYNDAFEMVTDTVERARVEESIKRVTAKMQKSNAVSYHLTD from the coding sequence ATGAGCACCTATTATACAATTGAAGAAAAGTACTTGCAGGCAACTGATAAGCTAACCTATGGGAAAACCCCCAAAGCTTTACAGCTGCTTAATGAAATTGTAAGTAACGACCCTTTATATGCCCGGGCGCATCACCAGCTGGGTAAAATATATTATTACGATATTGAGGATTATCAGACGGCTGGTTACCACTTTAAAACCTGTATGGAACTTGAGCCTGCATTTCCGGGTAACTATTTTCACTACCTGACGCTTGTTGTGTTTTTAAACATGGAGAAGCAGGTAACACTTATTGCCGAAAAGGCGTTAGCCACTCCCGGTGTTGATGTTGCCGAGATATATGACCTGCTGGGTTTATCTGCCGAAAAGAACAGGCATTTTGAAAAGGCATTAAAAGCCTACAATGACGCTTTTGAAATGGTAACCGACACAGTTGAAAGGGCGAGGGTAGAGGAAAGTATTAAGCGGGTAACCGCTAAAATGCAAAAAAGCAATGCAGTCAGCTATCATTTAACGGATTGA
- a CDS encoding aldo/keto reductase, giving the protein MTEKREIGSSGLMVSPFAFGGNVFGWTVNENDAFKILDAFVDAGLDLIDTADVYSYWVPENKGGESEIIIGKWLKRSGKRNKVVIATKVGKPMGDNKKGLSRKYITAAVEDSLKRLQTDHIDLYQSHDDDKETPLLETLETYTDLVKQGKVRIIGASNFDGTRLKEALQVSKDHNLAAYQCLQPEYNLYSREYYEKELEPVCRERNIGVISYYSLASGFLTGKYRSENDLGQSSRGQGVKNFLNPRGYKILAALDKVAAEYGTTPASVALAWIIARPGITAPIASATTVNQLDELIRSIQLNLNSDAIDLLNSASSYS; this is encoded by the coding sequence ATGACAGAAAAACGCGAAATAGGCAGTTCGGGGTTAATGGTTTCTCCATTTGCATTTGGAGGGAATGTTTTCGGGTGGACGGTAAATGAAAATGATGCTTTTAAAATTCTGGATGCCTTTGTTGATGCGGGACTTGATCTTATTGACACCGCGGATGTTTATTCGTACTGGGTACCGGAAAATAAAGGCGGCGAGTCTGAGATCATCATTGGCAAGTGGCTAAAAAGATCGGGCAAACGGAACAAAGTGGTTATTGCCACAAAAGTTGGCAAGCCAATGGGCGACAATAAAAAAGGGCTATCCCGAAAATACATTACAGCTGCAGTAGAAGATTCGTTGAAACGCCTGCAAACAGATCATATCGACCTGTACCAATCGCACGACGATGATAAAGAAACGCCGCTTTTAGAAACGCTTGAAACCTACACCGACCTGGTAAAACAGGGCAAAGTAAGGATAATTGGCGCATCTAATTTTGATGGAACCAGGCTTAAAGAAGCATTACAGGTTAGTAAAGACCATAACCTCGCCGCTTATCAATGCTTACAACCTGAATACAACCTGTACAGCAGGGAATATTACGAAAAAGAGCTGGAGCCCGTTTGCCGCGAAAGAAACATTGGCGTAATATCCTATTACTCGCTGGCCAGCGGTTTTTTAACCGGCAAGTACAGGTCTGAAAACGATCTTGGGCAAAGCAGCCGCGGGCAGGGTGTTAAAAATTTTCTTAATCCGCGCGGGTATAAGATTTTGGCGGCCCTTGATAAAGTGGCTGCGGAATATGGTACGACTCCCGCGAGTGTCGCCCTGGCTTGGATAATTGCCCGCCCCGGTATTACCGCACCAATAGCCAGTGCCACCACAGTAAATCAATTAGATGAATTGATAAGATCAATACAGCTAAATTTAAATAGTGATGCTATTGACCTTTTAAACAGTGCGAGCAGTTACAGTTAA
- a CDS encoding DUF3820 family protein, with protein MGPDPKILLDVVQTKMPFGKYKDTLISDIPISYLEWMHNKGFPPGKLGMMLATVYEIKINGLTDILFKVKRSLRRQ; from the coding sequence ATGGGCCCCGATCCGAAAATACTGCTAGATGTTGTGCAAACCAAAATGCCATTTGGCAAATATAAAGATACGCTGATAAGCGATATCCCCATCTCGTACCTGGAGTGGATGCACAACAAAGGTTTTCCGCCTGGTAAGCTGGGAATGATGCTAGCCACTGTTTATGAGATTAAAATTAACGGACTTACCGATATCCTGTTTAAAGTAAAACGATCATTAAGGCGGCAATAA
- the msrA gene encoding peptide-methionine (S)-S-oxide reductase MsrA, translating into MKRIILYAAAVLLFAGCVNGQPGGSRSDFAVLPKSAAGEEVATFGGGCFWSMSEAMSELKGVNKVISGYAGGNTKNPSYEDVSSRTTGHAETVQVYYDPKVISYATLANAFFFAHDPTELNRQGPDEGTDYRSIAFYRTPEEKNTLQATIKKINESKHYPAAIVTQVVPFKAFYPAEKYHQGYYRLNQDNPYITGVSVPKVLKFRKAEKAELKPEFQK; encoded by the coding sequence ATGAAAAGAATTATTTTATATGCTGCCGCGGTACTATTATTTGCAGGTTGCGTTAACGGTCAGCCGGGTGGCAGCCGCAGCGATTTTGCTGTTTTGCCAAAATCGGCCGCAGGAGAAGAAGTTGCGACGTTTGGCGGCGGCTGTTTCTGGAGTATGAGCGAGGCTATGTCTGAACTAAAAGGAGTTAATAAAGTGATCTCCGGTTACGCAGGTGGTAATACTAAAAATCCGAGCTACGAGGATGTAAGCTCGCGTACTACTGGCCACGCCGAAACTGTGCAGGTTTATTACGATCCTAAAGTAATCAGTTATGCAACTTTAGCGAATGCGTTCTTTTTTGCGCACGACCCAACTGAACTTAACCGCCAGGGGCCCGATGAAGGTACCGATTACCGTTCAATAGCTTTTTACCGTACCCCCGAGGAAAAAAATACTTTGCAGGCGACCATAAAAAAGATAAACGAAAGTAAGCATTATCCTGCTGCTATTGTTACCCAGGTAGTGCCGTTTAAAGCATTTTATCCTGCCGAAAAATACCACCAGGGATATTACAGGCTTAATCAGGACAATCCCTATATCACAGGCGTTTCCGTACCAAAAGTTTTGAAGTTCAGAAAAGCTGAGAAGGCTGAATTGAAACCGGAATTTCAGAAATAG
- a CDS encoding sulfate adenylyltransferase subunit 1 translates to MDILKFITAGSVDDGKSTLIGRLLYDSDSILADQLEALHTSNRKNDDGSIDLAILTDGLKAEREQGITIDVAYKYFQTDKRKFIIADTPGHIQYTRNMVTGASNANLAIILVDARKGVIEQTIRHSYLVSLLGIQQVVVCINKMDMVDYSEAIYETIVNDYKALAYKVGLKNVKYIPVSALKGDNIVHPSINMKWYDGISLLPFLESVELTVDDSTAHARFPVQWVVRPQTEELHDYRGYAGRVSSGSFKVNDKVTVLPSGFHSTIEKIEVLDAEPVEAFAGMSVTIHLKDEIDISRGDVLVNTGYLPEVSQLIEADLCWMDTRALDPSLTYFIQHNSKVTRCKIREILYKVNINTLEKEFNEDFKLNDIGRIIIKTAEPLAFDLYQNNKANGGAIIIDSRTNVTVGALMLRAVAED, encoded by the coding sequence ATGGATATATTAAAATTTATAACAGCAGGCAGTGTTGATGATGGTAAAAGTACCCTGATTGGCAGGTTACTTTATGACAGTGATTCTATTCTTGCTGACCAGTTGGAAGCTTTACACACATCGAACAGAAAAAATGATGATGGCAGCATTGACCTTGCCATTTTAACCGATGGGCTTAAAGCCGAGCGCGAACAGGGTATTACTATTGACGTAGCTTATAAGTACTTCCAGACAGACAAACGCAAGTTTATTATTGCTGATACCCCCGGCCATATTCAATATACCCGTAATATGGTTACAGGTGCTTCAAATGCCAACCTGGCTATTATATTGGTTGATGCCCGCAAAGGAGTTATTGAGCAAACTATCCGTCACTCGTACCTGGTTTCGCTTTTAGGAATTCAGCAGGTGGTAGTTTGTATCAACAAAATGGATATGGTTGACTACAGCGAAGCCATTTACGAAACCATTGTAAATGACTACAAGGCGCTTGCCTATAAAGTTGGACTAAAAAATGTGAAGTATATTCCTGTAAGTGCTTTAAAAGGTGATAACATTGTTCATCCCTCTATCAACATGAAATGGTATGATGGCATAAGCCTCCTGCCATTTTTAGAGTCTGTTGAGCTTACCGTTGACGATAGTACCGCACATGCGCGTTTCCCGGTCCAATGGGTGGTTAGGCCGCAAACAGAAGAACTGCATGATTACCGTGGCTATGCCGGTCGGGTTTCGAGCGGATCGTTCAAGGTAAATGATAAAGTAACCGTTCTCCCTTCGGGGTTTCACTCAACTATAGAAAAGATTGAAGTGTTGGATGCTGAACCAGTAGAAGCATTTGCAGGTATGTCGGTGACTATTCATTTAAAAGATGAAATAGATATTAGCCGTGGAGACGTTTTGGTAAACACCGGCTATTTGCCTGAAGTATCGCAATTAATAGAGGCCGACCTATGCTGGATGGATACCCGTGCCCTCGACCCTTCACTAACTTATTTCATACAGCACAACAGCAAGGTAACCCGCTGCAAAATCCGGGAGATCCTTTACAAAGTAAACATCAATACGCTTGAAAAAGAATTTAACGAGGATTTTAAACTGAATGATATTGGCCGCATTATTATAAAAACGGCCGAGCCCCTGGCATTTGACCTTTACCAGAACAATAAAGCAAACGGCGGCGCCATAATTATTGACAGCCGAACCAATGTAACCGTAGGGGCTTTAATGCTGCGGGCGGTTGCTGAGGACTAG
- the cysD gene encoding sulfate adenylyltransferase subunit CysD produces MSKHQLDYLDELEAEAIYILREVAGQFEKPALLFSGGKDSITLVRLAEKAFRPGKFPFPLVHIDTGHNFIETIEYRDKMINRIGEKLIIGHVQDSIDEGKVVEQKGKNASRNALQTVTLLDTIAKHGFDACIGGARRDEEKARAKERIFSVRDEFGQWDPKRQRPELWNIFNGKIHKGENVRVFPISNWTELDVWNYIRREKIELPSIYFAHEREVITRNGQLMAASPFLNMDAEDIIEKRNVRFRTVGDMTCTAAVESYAYRIDDIIDEISESKISERGARMDDKVSEAAMEDRKKGGYF; encoded by the coding sequence ATGAGCAAACATCAGTTAGATTATTTAGACGAATTAGAAGCAGAAGCTATTTATATTCTGCGTGAGGTAGCCGGTCAGTTTGAAAAACCTGCCCTGTTGTTTTCGGGTGGTAAAGATTCCATTACCCTGGTGCGCCTTGCCGAAAAAGCTTTCAGGCCGGGTAAGTTTCCCTTCCCGCTGGTACATATTGATACAGGGCACAATTTTATAGAAACCATTGAGTACCGCGACAAAATGATCAACCGGATTGGCGAAAAACTGATCATAGGGCACGTGCAGGATTCAATTGACGAAGGTAAAGTAGTGGAGCAAAAAGGAAAAAATGCAAGCCGCAATGCACTGCAAACGGTTACCCTGCTTGATACCATTGCCAAACATGGCTTTGATGCCTGTATTGGTGGTGCCCGCCGGGATGAAGAAAAGGCCAGGGCCAAAGAGCGCATTTTTTCGGTAAGGGACGAGTTTGGCCAATGGGACCCAAAACGCCAGCGCCCTGAGCTTTGGAACATTTTTAACGGTAAGATCCATAAGGGCGAAAATGTAAGGGTATTCCCGATCAGCAACTGGACCGAACTTGATGTATGGAATTACATCCGCAGGGAAAAAATAGAACTGCCTTCAATATACTTTGCACATGAGCGGGAAGTAATTACCCGCAATGGACAGTTAATGGCGGCTTCTCCATTTTTAAATATGGATGCTGAAGACATTATTGAAAAACGCAATGTTCGCTTCCGTACGGTTGGGGATATGACCTGTACTGCGGCTGTTGAATCATATGCTTACCGGATTGATGACATCATTGACGAAATAAGTGAATCAAAAATCAGTGAGCGCGGTGCCCGCATGGACGACAAAGTAAGCGAGGCCGCTATGGAAGACCGTAAAAAGGGAGGATATTTTTAA
- a CDS encoding phosphoadenylyl-sulfate reductase, whose amino-acid sequence MSELAEHIKQETTGLNPVEALTLLSDIFHDEIVFSTSFGWEDQVIIHMIFSNNLPIKVFTLETGRLFPETYYVWNRTMEIYGKPVHAYYPQTSLVEQMVSTKGPSSFYETVENRKECCGIRKIEPLKRALAGNKCWITGIRAEQSANRQVMDNVEWDEGNQLVKFHPIYSWSLEEVKEYIKKYNIPYNTLHDRGFPSIGCAPCTRAVQPGEDFRAGRWWWEDQSKKECGLHGVNEVIEK is encoded by the coding sequence ATGAGTGAGCTGGCAGAACATATAAAGCAGGAAACCACAGGGCTTAACCCGGTAGAAGCATTAACGCTGCTGTCGGATATTTTTCATGATGAGATAGTCTTTTCAACCAGTTTTGGCTGGGAAGACCAGGTAATTATCCACATGATATTTTCAAACAACCTGCCAATTAAAGTATTTACATTAGAGACCGGGAGGCTGTTCCCTGAAACTTATTACGTTTGGAACCGAACCATGGAGATTTACGGAAAACCCGTACATGCTTATTACCCGCAAACAAGCCTGGTTGAACAAATGGTAAGCACAAAAGGCCCGAGCAGCTTTTATGAGACGGTTGAAAACCGGAAAGAGTGCTGCGGAATCCGTAAGATTGAGCCGTTAAAGCGTGCGCTGGCCGGTAACAAATGTTGGATAACCGGCATCCGCGCCGAACAGTCAGCAAACCGCCAAGTTATGGATAACGTGGAATGGGATGAAGGCAACCAACTGGTAAAGTTCCATCCTATTTACAGTTGGAGCCTTGAAGAAGTAAAAGAGTATATCAAAAAATACAACATACCTTATAATACCCTGCACGACAGGGGTTTCCCAAGCATAGGCTGCGCGCCCTGTACCAGGGCGGTACAACCCGGCGAAGATTTCAGGGCCGGCCGCTGGTGGTGGGAAGACCAAAGTAAAAAAGAGTGTGGATTGCATGGGGTTAATGAAGTTATTGAAAAATGA
- a CDS encoding TSUP family transporter, whose translation MTLLPKDSSLTISDENTKDNPLFPVFLKLNDLHTVVIGGGNVGLEKLTAILNNSPAATVTVIALEILPQVNELAAEHPGLTIIQKSFADNDLDNADLVIAATNDSELNHFIRQSAHDRKLLINVADKPDLCDFYLGSIVQKGNLKIAISTNGKSPTIAKRLKEVLYDGLPDEIDITLQQMSDLRNSLNGDFAYKVRKLNEVTSVLVEPKVAEKRNFIWLLWGAIILSILIAVTALWYNEPAFRAYAQTITNEFYYFLAAGFVFAMIDGAIGMSYGVTSTSFSLSMGVPPASASMGVHLSEIMSNGIAGWMHYRMGNINWKLFKMLLIPGIIGAVTGAYLLSSLEHYSQYTKPFVSVYTLILGIVILSKAFKTGVKKSSEKIKKIPLLGLGGGFIDAVGGGGWGSIVLSTLIAGGRHPRFSLGTVKLSRFFIALMSSITFITMLNSKHWEAVAGLVIGSAIASPIAAKISNRISAKAIMMAVGVIVILISVKSIIAFTTKIL comes from the coding sequence ATGACATTGTTGCCGAAGGATAGCAGTTTAACCATCAGTGATGAAAATACCAAGGATAACCCGTTGTTCCCCGTATTTTTAAAGCTGAATGATTTGCATACGGTAGTCATCGGTGGCGGCAACGTGGGTTTGGAGAAACTTACTGCCATTTTAAACAATAGCCCTGCTGCAACCGTGACTGTTATTGCCCTTGAAATTTTACCGCAGGTAAATGAACTGGCTGCTGAACATCCGGGCCTTACAATTATTCAAAAATCATTTGCAGACAATGATCTGGACAATGCCGACCTGGTGATTGCCGCAACCAACGATAGTGAATTAAACCATTTTATCCGGCAATCGGCACATGACCGTAAACTGCTGATCAACGTTGCAGACAAACCCGATCTGTGCGATTTTTACCTGGGATCCATTGTTCAAAAAGGGAACCTTAAAATAGCCATATCAACCAACGGTAAATCGCCAACTATTGCCAAACGACTGAAAGAAGTTTTATATGATGGGCTGCCTGATGAAATTGATATTACCTTACAGCAAATGAGCGATCTGCGGAATTCACTCAACGGCGACTTCGCTTATAAAGTACGTAAGCTAAATGAGGTAACTTCGGTATTGGTTGAACCCAAAGTGGCGGAGAAAAGAAATTTCATCTGGCTGCTATGGGGTGCCATCATCCTGTCTATTTTAATTGCGGTTACAGCATTATGGTATAATGAGCCCGCATTTAGAGCTTATGCGCAAACTATCACTAATGAGTTTTATTACTTTTTAGCGGCGGGTTTTGTATTTGCTATGATAGACGGCGCCATCGGCATGTCATACGGTGTTACCTCTACTTCGTTTTCATTGTCAATGGGCGTGCCACCGGCTTCCGCAAGCATGGGGGTACACTTATCCGAGATCATGAGCAACGGAATAGCCGGATGGATGCATTACCGGATGGGTAACATTAACTGGAAACTGTTCAAAATGTTGCTGATCCCGGGGATTATTGGTGCCGTAACCGGGGCTTACCTGCTATCGTCATTAGAGCATTACAGCCAGTACACCAAACCTTTTGTATCGGTTTATACCTTAATATTAGGTATTGTGATCCTTTCAAAAGCATTTAAAACGGGCGTAAAAAAATCATCCGAAAAAATAAAAAAAATTCCCCTGCTAGGTTTGGGCGGTGGTTTTATTGACGCAGTTGGCGGTGGCGGCTGGGGATCAATCGTGCTGTCAACGTTAATTGCGGGAGGTCGCCACCCACGCTTTTCACTAGGCACTGTAAAGCTCTCCCGTTTCTTTATAGCGCTAATGAGCTCAATAACGTTTATCACCATGCTAAACAGCAAGCATTGGGAGGCGGTTGCCGGTTTAGTTATTGGCAGCGCAATAGCCTCGCCTATAGCGGCTAAGATCTCCAACCGGATTTCGGCTAAAGCTATCATGATGGCGGTAGGCGTTATAGTGATATTAATAAGTGTAAAAAGTATTATAGCCTTTACAACAAAGATTTTATAA
- the cobA gene encoding uroporphyrinogen-III C-methyltransferase, with product MITTSTEKNIKEPRITLVGAGPGDADLITLKGVKALQTADVVLYDALVNEELLDFAPAHATRVYVGKRSGDHSYSQSAVNKLMIDYAINYGHVVRLKGGDPFVFGRGFEELDYAASYSIPAQVIPGISSSIGVPGMQQIPVTHRGLSESFWVVTGTTASGKVSDDVYQAARTNATVVVLMGIHKLQEITAIFKAEGKNKLPVAVIQSGTTRDEKVAIGIVDTIVEVVEEKKITSPALIIFGEVVSLHPAFQPIKEFYDIVAEG from the coding sequence ATGATCACAACATCCACAGAAAAAAACATAAAAGAACCACGCATTACCCTAGTAGGTGCAGGCCCTGGCGATGCCGACCTGATAACGCTTAAAGGTGTTAAAGCACTGCAAACTGCCGATGTTGTTTTATACGATGCCCTGGTAAATGAAGAATTGCTTGATTTTGCACCTGCACATGCCACCCGCGTGTACGTAGGCAAACGCTCGGGCGATCATTCCTATTCGCAGAGTGCCGTTAATAAGCTAATGATTGACTATGCTATTAATTATGGCCACGTAGTACGCCTTAAAGGCGGCGACCCATTTGTTTTTGGGCGTGGATTTGAAGAACTGGATTATGCAGCCTCTTACAGTATCCCGGCGCAGGTTATCCCCGGTATCTCCAGCTCAATTGGAGTGCCCGGAATGCAGCAGATCCCGGTAACGCACCGTGGTTTAAGCGAAAGTTTTTGGGTAGTTACCGGCACCACTGCCAGCGGGAAAGTATCAGATGATGTTTACCAGGCTGCACGTACCAATGCTACCGTGGTTGTGTTAATGGGCATTCATAAACTGCAAGAAATTACCGCTATATTTAAAGCTGAAGGAAAAAATAAATTACCCGTCGCAGTAATTCAAAGCGGTACTACCAGGGATGAGAAAGTTGCCATTGGTATTGTAGATACGATTGTAGAAGTTGTGGAAGAAAAGAAGATCACTTCACCTGCGTTAATTATTTTTGGCGAAGTGGTATCTTTACATCCTGCGTTTCAACCTATAAAAGAATTTTATGACATTGTTGCCGAAGGATAG
- a CDS encoding HEPN domain-containing protein, translating to MQSFRTELENPIVEQDIIDLEKKIRAFREGKIHDEKFRSLRLARGIYGQRQPGVQMIRIKLPFGKVTFKQLLRIADISDKYASSNLHLTTRQDIQVHYVSLDRTPQLWAELEQDDITLREACGNTVRNVTASPTAGIDPLEPFDVSPYAHATFEYFLRNPVCQEMGRKFKISFSSSDADTAFSYIHDIGVIPKINDAGERGFKVLLGGGLGAQPLLANIVEDFLPEDELIPYIEAIIRVFDRYGERNNRNKARLKYLIQKIGLTEVLLLADAERTALKVKKYTVNREALTLPFIPAETTFGDIVIDNPFRYEQWLATNVFEQKQNGFYGVYIKVPVGDIPSDKARKLVAVLEPLVANEIRITQNQGLLLKYVRKEALPLLYKGLTELDLSAPGFDSLADVTTCPGTDTCNLGISNSMTLSRVLEDVIYNEYEDLIYNKEIKIKISGCMNSCGQHGLAHIGFHGSSLKAGVKVLPSVQVLLGGGTVGDGVGRAAEKVIKVPAKRATHVLRAVLNDYQAKALPDETFHAYYDRNGKDYFYQMLKPLADLATLTDDEFVDWGHQETFATAIGVGECAGVVIDLVATLLYESEEKFGWAKDAFADGRWADAIYHAYNTFVSSAKALLLDKNINTSTQTGVIKEFDNNYVSTGDIKLAGTFNELVLQINKNEPSESFATVYVQAAGEFLNTVKIKREELVQS from the coding sequence ATGCAAAGCTTTCGTACCGAACTGGAAAACCCGATAGTTGAACAGGATATCATTGATCTTGAAAAAAAGATCAGGGCTTTTCGTGAGGGCAAGATCCACGACGAAAAATTCAGGAGCTTGCGTTTGGCAAGGGGTATTTATGGACAGCGGCAGCCGGGCGTTCAAATGATTAGAATTAAACTTCCTTTTGGTAAGGTAACCTTTAAACAACTGCTGCGCATTGCCGATATTTCTGATAAATACGCAAGCAGCAACCTGCATTTGACTACACGCCAGGATATCCAGGTACACTACGTAAGCCTGGACCGTACCCCGCAATTATGGGCCGAGCTGGAGCAGGACGATATCACCCTGCGCGAAGCCTGCGGAAACACGGTACGAAATGTTACCGCATCTCCTACCGCTGGTATTGACCCACTTGAGCCTTTTGACGTATCGCCTTACGCCCACGCCACTTTTGAGTATTTTTTACGCAACCCGGTTTGCCAGGAAATGGGTCGTAAGTTCAAAATTTCGTTTTCATCAAGCGATGCTGATACTGCCTTCTCTTATATACATGATATAGGTGTGATACCTAAGATAAATGACGCAGGTGAAAGAGGGTTTAAAGTTTTGCTTGGCGGTGGTTTAGGTGCACAGCCCTTACTGGCAAACATTGTTGAGGATTTTTTACCCGAAGATGAGCTGATCCCCTATATTGAGGCCATCATCCGCGTTTTTGACCGCTACGGCGAGCGCAACAACCGCAATAAGGCCCGCCTGAAATACCTGATCCAAAAAATTGGATTAACTGAGGTATTGTTACTAGCCGACGCAGAAAGAACGGCGCTTAAAGTAAAAAAATACACAGTAAACAGGGAAGCTTTAACGCTGCCTTTCATCCCGGCCGAAACAACTTTCGGGGACATTGTGATTGATAACCCATTTAGATATGAGCAGTGGCTGGCCACCAATGTATTTGAGCAAAAGCAAAACGGTTTTTACGGTGTTTATATAAAGGTGCCTGTCGGCGATATTCCGTCAGACAAGGCCCGCAAGCTGGTAGCCGTGCTTGAGCCACTGGTAGCTAACGAGATCCGCATAACGCAAAATCAGGGTCTATTGCTTAAATACGTTCGTAAAGAAGCATTGCCATTATTATATAAAGGGCTAACTGAACTGGACCTGTCCGCACCTGGCTTTGATAGCCTTGCTGATGTTACCACCTGCCCTGGTACCGATACCTGTAACCTGGGCATTTCTAACAGTATGACGCTTTCGCGTGTGCTGGAAGATGTGATCTATAATGAGTATGAAGACCTGATCTATAATAAAGAAATAAAAATTAAAATAAGCGGCTGCATGAATTCATGCGGGCAGCATGGTTTGGCACACATTGGCTTTCATGGCAGTTCACTTAAAGCAGGCGTAAAGGTATTACCGTCGGTACAGGTACTTTTAGGCGGAGGTACCGTTGGCGATGGCGTTGGCCGGGCTGCCGAAAAAGTAATTAAGGTGCCTGCCAAACGCGCCACCCATGTTTTAAGGGCCGTACTTAATGATTATCAGGCGAAAGCTTTACCGGATGAAACTTTCCATGCTTATTATGACCGGAACGGGAAGGATTATTTTTACCAGATGCTAAAACCACTGGCCGACCTTGCCACCCTTACCGATGACGAGTTTGTTGACTGGGGGCATCAGGAAACCTTTGCTACCGCAATTGGTGTGGGCGAATGCGCAGGTGTTGTTATTGACCTGGTAGCCACATTGCTTTACGAGTCTGAAGAGAAATTTGGATGGGCAAAAGATGCATTTGCCGATGGCCGCTGGGCTGATGCTATCTATCATGCTTACAATACCTTTGTAAGCTCCGCTAAAGCTTTATTACTCGACAAAAACATTAACACCAGTACACAAACAGGCGTTATAAAAGAATTTGATAACAACTACGTAAGCACAGGTGATATAAAACTGGCTGGAACGTTTAATGAGCTGGTTTTACAGATCAATAAAAACGAACCTTCTGAAAGCTTTGCAACAGTTTACGTACAGGCCGCCGGCGAATTTTTAAATACCGTTAAAATAAAAAGAGAGGAATTGGTACAATCATGA